CCGGAGCTGGAGCGGCTGGCCGCCGCCGGCCTGACCCGGCTCGCCGTGGTCGAACTCTGGGACTCGGTCGAGCCGAGGGCGATGGCCGAGGTCGTCGCCGCCCACGCCGGGGACGGTCTCGTCCTCACCGGCGTGATCACGGCGGTGGACCCGGCCCTCGTCCTGCCGTACCTCGGCAACGGCGACGACCTGGCCGACGCCGGTCTGGCGGCCGCGCCCACCGACCGGCGCACCGTCGGCGACACCTTCGCCCGCCAGCTGGAGTACGCGCCCGTCCTCGCCCTCGTCGATCACGAGCGGGCCGACGACGAGGACCGGGCCCTGCTCGCCCAGTTGCACCCCACCGCCCGCCGGGTCGCGGCCGCCTCGGGCGAGCTGGCCGAGGCCGCCTTCGCCGGTTTCGACGTCGAGGCCGCCGCGGCGGCGCAGCACCCCGCGTGCGCGCTGCTGCCCCAGGACTCCGACGACGCCGGTGTCGCGACCCTCGTCTGGCACCGCCGACGGCCCTTCCACCCCGAGCGCCTGTACGCGGCACTCGAGGACCTGTGCTGCGCCGCCGCCCGCAGCCGCGGCCGGTTCTGGCTCGCCGACCGGCCCGACACCCTGCTGGCCTGGGACGCCGCGGGTGGTGCGCTGTGCGTCGAGAGCGCCGGCCCCTGGCTCGCCTCCCTGCCGGACGCCGCCTGGGAGCTGGTCCCGCCGATGCGCCGGGCCGCCGCCGCTCTGGACTGGCAGCCGGAGCACGGCGACCGCTGCCAGCACCTCGTCTTCACCTCGCCGGCGCTCGACCGCGACGGACTGGCACGGCTCCTCGAGTCCTGCCTGCTCACGGACGAGGAGTACGCGTCGGGGCCGGACGGCTGGAAGCGCCTCCCCGCCGCCTTCGACTCCCTCCTCGACGCCGCCTGACACCCCCCCGGATCCGCCTGACCCGCCCTCGACCCCGCCCCGGAAGGACACCACCCATGGCCCGCCGCCAGGAACCCCGCACGCCGCTGAAGTCCCGTCCCAACCCGCTCGACGCCGCCGGGATCACGTCCATCGACTACAAGGACACCGAACTGCTGCGAAAGTTCGTCTCGGACCGCGGCAAGATCCGCGCCCGCCGGGTCACCCGGGTCACCGCCCAGCAGCAGCGCCGGCTCGCCGTCGCCGTGAAGAACGCCCGGGAGATGGCCCTGCTGCCGTACGCCGGCCGGTGAGACGGAGGAGCGGAGTCCACCCGCCGGCCCGCGCGGAGTCGCGCCACCTGCCACGGTCGCGGTAGGTCACCGTCGTGCTCCATCTGGCAGGCGCCGTTCATGCCAAACAGTGAGTGCCGTCCCCGACCGGATCAACCCCGAGCCCCGCGCGTGGTGCTCCGACCTGGGGGAACCGACACTCACGGCATGGAAACCGATACCCAGCGGCGCCCGGCGCGCCGCCCCCGGAGACGTACCGGCTCCGTCGGGCTCGCGTACGCCGTGTCCCTCGTCGCGGTCCCCGCGCTCATGCTCGGCCCGAGCGCGTCCGTCGCGCTCGCGGCCCCGCTTCCCGGAGGCCTCGGCCCCTGTGTTCCCGGGGACTGCCCGGACGAGTTCCCGGAGATCAACAACCTCGACATCGCCGGACGCGACAAGGCGATCAACATCTTCGTCGGGAACGACTTCCTCGTACGAGGCCGGGCGGCCGAGGCCGAGGGGCGGGTCGTGGTCCTGGACGACTTCGACCAGAACAAGGACGCGGCGGCCGGCGGCACCTACAACCTCGGCATCGTCGGGGTCGGCTCCCGGGTGCCTCCGCCCGACGGGTCGGACTTCCTCACCACCGGCGGCGGCGTCACCGTCGCCGCGGGCCAGACCCTCGACACGAAGGGCGGCATCGTGGCGGAGCAGGGCATCGTCCGCCACGCGGGCCCGGTCTCGGGAACGGTCACGGGCACCCTGGTCGAGGATGCGAACGCCGTCGTGCCGTACGCCGGACTGCGGGACCGGCTCACCGCCGCCAGCCGTTGCTACGCCCGGGTCGACGGCCAGCCGAGGACGCCCACCGGCACGGCGGTGAACCAGGGCGGCCAGACCCTCTTCACCGGTGACGGCACCTCGCAACTCCAGGTTTTCAACGTCGACTTCGACCTCACGACCGCGACCGGGGCGCAGCAGGGCATCGTCTTCGCGAACATCCCCGACACCGCGACGGTCCTCGTCAACGTCACGGGTGACAACCGCAGGCTCAGCACCTACAGCGGTGGCATCGACGACGACACCGACCCGCTCAACGCCTACCGCGAGCGCCTGCTGTGGAACTTCCCCGACGCCACCACGGTGGACCTCTCCGGCACCGGACAGTTCCAGGGCAGCTTCCTCATCGGCAACCAGGCCTCGACCGCGACGGTCACCCTGCCCGGTATCAACGGCCGCTTCTTCACCACGGGTTCCCTCACCCACACCAGCGCGGCATCGGGGGGCGGCGGTCAGGAGTTCCACGCCTACCCGTTCAACGGCGACCTGCCGAACTGCGACGGGACCAACGCCGTCACCGGCGAGGTGCGGGTGCTGAAGACGGACGCGGAGTCGGACGCGCCACTCCCGGGTGCGACCTTCCGGCTGTGGGAGGAGACGAACGGCGTTCCCGGTCTGCAGACGACCGGAGCGGACCCGGACACCTCGGTCGGCACGCCGTGCACGACGGGTGCGGACGGCCTGTGCGAGCGGACGGTGGAGACGGGGACGTACTACTGGCAGGAGACGGACGCTCCCGACGGGTACGACCTCCCGGCGTCGACGGTGTTCGGTCCGCTGGTGCTGACGGAGGAGAACGCGGAGGCGGGGGTCCAGGTCGGGGCCTCCAACACGCGTACGTCTCCGACGACCGGCGAGGTGCGCGTGCGCAAGACGGACGCGGAGTCCGGCGCGACGCTCGCCGGCGCGACCTTCCGGCTGTGGGAGGAGACGAACGGCGTTCCCGGTCTGCAGACGACCGGAGCGGACCCGGACACCTCGGTGGGCACGCCGTGCACGACGGGTGCGGACGGCCTGTGCGAGCGGACGGTGGAGACGGGGACGTACTACTGGCAGGAGACGGATGCTCCCGACGGGTACGACCTCCCGGCGTCGACGGTGTTCGGTCCGCTGGTGCTGACGGAGGAGAACGCGGAGGCGGGCGTGAACGTCACCGCGACCAACCGCCGCACACCGGTTACGCCCGGCACCGGCTCCGTCAAGCTGCTCAAGGCCGACGCGGACAGCGGCCTGCCGCTGAGGGGCGCGACCTTCGAGCTGTGGGAGGAGACCAACGGGCGGAACGGTCTGCAGACGGGCGGCGCCGACCCCGACACCCGCGTCGGGACACCGTGCACCACCGACAGGGCGGGCCTCTGCGCCTTCGGAGCGCTGGAGAACGGCTCCTACTACCTGCGGGAGACCGCCGTCCCCGACGGCTACGTCCTGCCCGCCGACCCGGTCACGGGCCCCTACGTCATCGACGCCGACCAGAAGCTCGTCGTGGCGCGGCTGGACAACAGCCGAGCCGACGACCCGTGCCACGACGGGGGCTACGGGGACGAGGGCTACGGGGACGAGGGTTACGGCGACCAGGGATACGGCGACTGCCTCCGTGCCAAGAGCCGTGCCGGCACCACCGCCTGAGCACCGGCCGACCAGGACCTGACCGGGGCCTGGTCACCGCCTGATCATCGGCGGGCCGCGCCCCGTCGTCCCGAGTGACGGTGAGGCGCGGCCCGCTCGTGATCGCGTTCTCACCCGCTCACCCGTTTGCTCCGCCCTGTCTGGCCGGAACCGCGCGACCGGGATTGGCTGAGCGCACACCGCGAGGAGGCACCCGTGCCGGACGACGAGAATCAGAACGAACTGGCCGCGCTGCGCGCGCGGGTCGCCGCGCTGGAGGGGGAGGCGGCCGCACGGCCCGCCCCCCGGCATCGCGGCCGCTCGTTCCTGGCCGCCGTGCTCATCGTGATCGGATGCCTCCTCGTCCCGCTGGGCATCGTCGCCGCGTGGACCTCCGACATCGTCGGCGACACCGACCGGTACGTGTCCACGGTCGCCCCGCTCGCCTCCGACGCGGACGTGCAGGCGGCGGTCGCCAACCGGGTCACCGGGGCGGTGATGGAGCACATCGACCTGGAGGACCTCCTGGAGGGGGTCGCCCCCGACCAGCGCCCGCTGCTCGCCAAGGCGCTGGGGAAGCTCGGCGGCTCGCTGGAGAGCGCGGTCGCCAGCTTCGTCCACGACAAGGCACAGGACGTCGTCGCCTCGGACGCCTTCGAGACGGTCTGGACCGATGCCAACCGGGCCATCCACACCTCTGTCGTCCGCGCCCTGACGGGCAGCGGCGACGGAGCCGTACAGATCAACAACGACACCGTGACGGTCGACCTCGCACCCGTGATCGACCGCGTCAAGGAGCGACTGGTCGACTCGGGACTCACCGTCGCCGGCAAGATCCCGGAGATCCACACCGACTTCACGGTCGTCAAGTCCGACGACATCGGCAAGGTCAAGACGGGGTTCCGGCTGCTTCAGGTGATGGGGCTGTGGCTGCCCGTGCTCGCGGTGCTGCTGGTGGTCGCGGGTGTCCTGCTCTCCACCCATCGGCGTCGCACCGTCATCGCCTCGGCGATCGGCGTCGCCGCCGCGGCCCTGGTCCTCGGCATCGCGCTGACCGTGTTCCGTACGGTCTACCTCAACGCCCTGCCCGACACCGTCTCCCAGGCCGCCGCCGGGTCCGTCTACGACGCGCTGATCCACTTCCTGCGCACCACGGTCCGCATGGTGGTGACCCTCGGCCTGGTGGTCGCCCTCGGCGCGTGGCTCACCGGCCCCAGCCGCCCCGCGGTCGTCGTCCGCCGCATGTGGAACTCCGGCATCGACGCGACCCGGGGCGCGGCGGACCGGGCCGGCCTGCGGACGGGCCCGGTCGGACCCTTCGTCCGTCGCTACCGCACCTGGATCACCTGGATCCTGGTGATCCTGGCCGTCGTCGTGTACGTCCTGTGGAACCACCCCACCGGCTGGGTGGTCGTCGGTCTCGCGCTGGCCCTGCTGTTCGCCTTCGCGGTGGTCCGGTTCCTCGGGGCGGAACCCGCGGACGCCGACGGGGAAGCGCCTCTCCGGGCGTAGGGCGGATGCCCGGAGGAGGCCGGACGGCGCGGGCGGCGGCCCGGTGGCGGCACCTGCGCGCGAGCGCGGAGGAGCGGCT
This sequence is a window from Streptomyces sp. NBC_00691. Protein-coding genes within it:
- a CDS encoding CobW family GTP-binding protein yields the protein MARDSRLPVVIVAGIHSDARKEVVARLLRAVPDSVALHHDLAGAPDGTVRRQVRDAGGLLSEDGTPLVNDCACCALREDLVPELERLAAAGLTRLAVVELWDSVEPRAMAEVVAAHAGDGLVLTGVITAVDPALVLPYLGNGDDLADAGLAAAPTDRRTVGDTFARQLEYAPVLALVDHERADDEDRALLAQLHPTARRVAAASGELAEAAFAGFDVEAAAAAQHPACALLPQDSDDAGVATLVWHRRRPFHPERLYAALEDLCCAAARSRGRFWLADRPDTLLAWDAAGGALCVESAGPWLASLPDAAWELVPPMRRAAAALDWQPEHGDRCQHLVFTSPALDRDGLARLLESCLLTDEEYASGPDGWKRLPAAFDSLLDAA
- the rpsR gene encoding 30S ribosomal protein S18, yielding MARRQEPRTPLKSRPNPLDAAGITSIDYKDTELLRKFVSDRGKIRARRVTRVTAQQQRRLAVAVKNAREMALLPYAGR
- a CDS encoding choice-of-anchor A family protein, which gives rise to METDTQRRPARRPRRRTGSVGLAYAVSLVAVPALMLGPSASVALAAPLPGGLGPCVPGDCPDEFPEINNLDIAGRDKAINIFVGNDFLVRGRAAEAEGRVVVLDDFDQNKDAAAGGTYNLGIVGVGSRVPPPDGSDFLTTGGGVTVAAGQTLDTKGGIVAEQGIVRHAGPVSGTVTGTLVEDANAVVPYAGLRDRLTAASRCYARVDGQPRTPTGTAVNQGGQTLFTGDGTSQLQVFNVDFDLTTATGAQQGIVFANIPDTATVLVNVTGDNRRLSTYSGGIDDDTDPLNAYRERLLWNFPDATTVDLSGTGQFQGSFLIGNQASTATVTLPGINGRFFTTGSLTHTSAASGGGGQEFHAYPFNGDLPNCDGTNAVTGEVRVLKTDAESDAPLPGATFRLWEETNGVPGLQTTGADPDTSVGTPCTTGADGLCERTVETGTYYWQETDAPDGYDLPASTVFGPLVLTEENAEAGVQVGASNTRTSPTTGEVRVRKTDAESGATLAGATFRLWEETNGVPGLQTTGADPDTSVGTPCTTGADGLCERTVETGTYYWQETDAPDGYDLPASTVFGPLVLTEENAEAGVNVTATNRRTPVTPGTGSVKLLKADADSGLPLRGATFELWEETNGRNGLQTGGADPDTRVGTPCTTDRAGLCAFGALENGSYYLRETAVPDGYVLPADPVTGPYVIDADQKLVVARLDNSRADDPCHDGGYGDEGYGDEGYGDQGYGDCLRAKSRAGTTA